GGTTGTTGGCCTaatcccagaaattctgattcagtgggtccaGGGATCTTAGTTTTTTCACAAGGACATTTCTGAGTGTCTAACACTCATGTGTAGGTAGGTGATATAACCCTGCATCTTATTTAATTGCAAGGAAGCAGGACTTTATTGTggtgaactttttaaaatactcctGTGCAAAGAGATTGGCAACCATGGAAACCTGGCTGGAGCTTTCTGCAGTGCCTGTCTGTATTtgaggggtgaggtgggggctgggggggtgggaaaGAGCCACCCTCTGATGTAATCTGTTGGAGatggaaagcttttattttatggATGTTTGCAGTAGATGCCCCTGATGCCCTGCATGATATCCTTGTGGTCCACCACTGATTTCAACCCAGACTCAGATATTTGCAGTTTCTGAGTCTTGCCAGCACTTTTCTGTCTCAAGGCCTTCAAGCCCAGCAAAGAAGGGGAAGAGGTTAATACCCCAACCATCCTTCAACCAGTGGAGGACGTGAGCCTGTACCTAAAGGTTCTGCTTCCTTCAGGGGTCCCACAGAATCACCACCCACCCTCCAGCAGTCACCTTGGTTGCATCGAATGACCTTCTTGGCTTTTTTCCTTCGCTGTAAAACAGCTTTCTTTACTTCTGTTCCCTGGGATCATCACCTATTTTAATCTTGCTTAAAACTTTGTTAGCAATGTGTCAGTTGAGCTGGCTTTATAGGTTAATATACGCAAACAAAAGCCTTCTGTAATCCCATTAATTTCTTTCCAAATGTCACTGTCTGTCAATAATAGCACCTAAAATAATGTGTGGGGGACGAAGGCGAAGAGAACACATTGTGCAGTGCAGAATGGCACACACATTGCTGAGGTTTAAATTTATTCACAGACATTCTGTAATGAGATCATTACATGAGAATTAATTGGATTTTTCAACAACCACCgtcttttacatttcatttagaGAGGGATTGAAGGGATATGAAAAACCAGAAAATTGTTGACACAGAGAGATGGCACTAGATGTGCctcttttattcacttattttattcatataccTTTATCTTGTTCTTGAAGAATTctgggtggctctttttgtaagACTAAATTATAGAATATAATGGTTCTATATTCCATAAAatgtaaagctgttaaaaatgatGCAATGCACAAAGTGGGGCAGATCTCAACAGATGTAGGATATAATTGCCAAAGATCAGAAACAAATCAGTCTAATCTATTTTGGGGGTATCTTTTAAAGGTACTTTGTGTGCCTTAAAAGTAAGATTTCTCTTTACCTAGCTAGAAGATATTCACatccatatttcttcttttagctcAGATTGGGCTCCAGGAATTAAATTTGAAGTGAAAGGTAAATTTGTTCTGGATGATCACTTTCATTCTTGATGAATAAAGCTAATATCTTTCAGCAGTCTCCGTGGAGGCTGCCACAGTGCAGGCACTGGGGGAATGTTTTGGAGCGCATGAGGATGCGACGTGCTGGATTGCCCAGTGTGTGTCTTAGACTGCGTCCCCAGGAACGGGAGTGGGTgagagcccatgtgcttagaCCTGTGGAAGCTCTTGCTTCACTCCCACCAGGCTGTGACTGCAGGTGTTTATTTTGGTCTGTAGTTTACTTTGTCAGAGACCAGGCATCCCTACAAGACACCTTTTCCTCAGTCCAGGGTGTTCTGTGTAGCCCTGGGATATTTTGACGATACAGATTGACAAAATCATTAAATAATGTAGTATTCCAACCCCTCAGTTAACATTTCAACTCAGATCCACAGAGGAAGTGACTTTTCCAAGCTGAAATCACCCTGTCTAGCTAAATAGTGATATGACAAGGACTGGAATGCATAGTTCTGCATGTAATCATCTTTCTGATTTCTAAAATGGCTCCCATCTCCACCCCCGGCCAGGGAACAAAACAGCACCGTTTTTCTGAACTAGTGAATTAATAAAGATTGTGGGCtctgtatttaatatatttgcaGAAAATTTGACAGTTAGGAGTTTATATAAATAGATTGTTTAGAAAATCAAAACCAATAAATGGGCAAAGTGACATAAGCAGACAAGTGAAAATTATAGATATCTAAAATACTCAACAGTATGGGAATAGCCTAGAAAGTAATATGACAATTTTGATAGACTGTTTTGCAATCAATAAAATGCTAGTTGTGATGGCTTAGAAATAGTGTTAATATACTAGAGATGCTGGATGGGTTCCTTTTATACTTTCGTTTCTTCTATACTCTGCCTTGTACTGACCCTTGAGTGTTTTTAGTAAGttcaaatttctttatatttaaagcactAATTTTATGTAGAGAATGTTAACTAATGTGTCTGAAATTCACGTAGTCTAGTCACTCAGTCTGAAGTTCACCCATTTATTTTCTGGTCTGCATACCATGGAAAGTAGTTATTTTCGTTTTTGTTATTCTTGATGTGTATATTAAAAACTAGCTGAAATGAGAGTTGGTAAAGATTTCGTGAACTGatagaaaatgtttcttttacttGCTAGAACCATCcgactttaagaaaaaagaaaaagaaatcagtatcTTAATcaaatgtgtatttctttcttgTAGAGCCTCTGTTATGCATCTAAAGCCATACTGGAAACTCCAGAAGAAAGTGCAACCTCTGGAAATCAGCAAGGAAACTCTGAGAACTCCTATGAGCCACCAACAGGCTGTAAATGATGAAAAATGCAAAGCTAGCTATATGAAACTAAGTGTCTTTCCTTCAGCCTCTCTTGGTAAAGCATCATCTCAAAAGCCTCTTGGAATCCTTTCTCCAAATGTTCTGTGCAGCATGAGTGGGAAGAGTCCTGAAGAGAGCACCTTGAATGTTAAAACCAAGAAGCATGCACCGTCTGCAACAATCCACCAGGGTGAAGAAGGGGAAGGGCCGCTTGATATCTGGGCTGTTGTGAAACCAGGAAACACCAAGGAAAAGATTGCATTCTTTGCAGCCCACCAGTGTAGTAATAGAATAGgatctatgaaaataaaaagctccTGGGATATTGATGGGAGAGCTactaaaagaaggaagaaatcaggGGATCTTAAAAAAGCCAAGATACAGTTAGAAAGGATGAAGGAAGTCAACAGTAGATGCTACCAGCCTGAGCCTTTTGCGTGTGGCATTGAGCACTGTTCTGTGCATTACGTGAGTGACAGTGGGGATGGTGTCTATGCCGGGAGGCCTCTGTCGGTCATACAGATGGTTGCCTTGCTCGAGCAAAGAGCCAGTGCTCTGCTAGCCAGTTGTGCAAAAAACTGCACTAACTCACCTGCCATGGTGCGGTTTTCTGGGCAATCCAGAGGTGTGCCCCCAGCCTCTGAGCCCTTGTCTGCCCCAGGAGCATGTGAAGAACCCATGGAAAGGAGAAATCCTGAGGTCGGTGAACCACAGAGTGAGCCAGTCCGTGTCCTTGACATGGTAGCCAGGCTGGAGTCTGAGTGCTTGAAACGGCAGAGCCAGCGTGAGCCTGGGAGCCTCTCGAGGAATAACAGCTTCCGTCGCAATGTGGGCCGTGTATTGCTTGTGAATGGCACTCAGGctgaggaaagcaaaacaaacaaaggcGCCTTGGAGGTACCTGACACTCAGGTGAAAACTGGGGGGTCTGTATCTGTGGACTGTGGCCCCTTAAGAGCTGACCGTTGTTCTTCTAAGGGGGACCAGGCCTGGGCTGGCGCTCCTCAGGGCTGTCCCTCACTGTCGGCAGGCGCAAGTTTGCACACGGACTGTGCACAGCTAGAGCCAGGTCAGCAGACTGCCAGGAAAAACAGCAATAGACATGATGTGGAAATGACAGAGGAACTCGTTGGGTCACCTTTCCCTCCTCGCACCCGTCCCCAAGCCATGGAATTGCCCACAGATGCTGTTGATGGCATGAGTGACGCGCTTGTGCCGCTTGCCAGCCAGtgtcctggtcagagaagaaaagagtctTTGTGCATTAGTATCACTGTGCCCAAGGCAGAGAAAGACCAGCCTTCCAGTTCAGAGTCCTGCGGAGACCCACTTCCTGGGATGTTGTTTTTTTTGCCGTCTGGTCAGCACCAGTTGGGCTGTTCCCAGGTGAATGGAAGCACAACAGAAGACTCTACCGAGGCCAGTCAGCTTGAAGGTGCCGCTGAGGGTGACAGTGCATCTGAGGAAAGAAGTGTCTCAGCTGATTCATTTGTCACTTTGGCCTCGCCTGTGGAAAGTACATTACCAGCACTTGAGGCATCCATTTGGAAGAAGCAGGTGTCACATGACTTTCTGGAGACCAGGTTTAAAATCCAGCAGCTTCTGGAACCTCAGCAGTACATGGCTTTCCTTCCCCACCACATTATGGTGAAAATCTTCAGGTTACTTCCCACTAAGAGTTTAGTGGCTCTTAAATGTACCTGCTGCTATTTCAAGTTTATCATTGAATATTACAATATCCGGCCAGCAGATTCTCGCTGGGTTCGGGATCCACGCTATAGAGAGGATCCGTGCAAGCAGTGcaagaaaaaatatgtgaaaggGGACGTATCCCTGTGCCGGTGGCACCCCAAGCCCTATTGCCAGGCATTGCCCTATGGGCCAGGATACTGGATGTGCTGCCACAGGTCtcagaagggcttccctggctgTAAGCTGGGGCTTCATGACAATCACTGGGTCCCTGCTTGCCATAGCTTTAATCGGGCGATCCATAAGAAAGCAAAAGGGACTGAAATGGAAGAGGAATACTAAAGTCTGTGTGCATGGCAACggactgatttttaaaactgcaaaacaCCACCTAGATAGACCGTTCCAGTGAGTATTGCCTCTCAGAGTCATCCCTCCAGGAGAATCTCTGCTACTCTATCAGCACCGCCATTGCTCAGGCATCTTAAGTCTCTGAAATTACAAGCTGTATAAGAAAATCGATCTCATCATTTTATAGTGGTGCCTCACGTTTGATCCAGGTGTATCCCACGGTTTGATTCACTTGGTTGTGAATAACTATGCCGGTTTTCCCATTTCTAATTCTTCTTCAAAGGACGAAGACTTGCCACCATCAAGAATGTGCAGCAGAGTTTATCACAAACTATGCAGGCAATCCCCAAAAAGGGGTTCGGGGACTGCTTTGAGCACTGGCACCGTATTTGAAATAGTGACTAGTGTCCTATGAAAATAGCAATACTCTTGGATGAAAAGTATGCTTACAAAGAAAAGTCAGGCACCTTACCTTAGACCTTGTATGCTTGATCTGTAAGATTGATGTTTGTGGTTGAAGATGGATTTCATGCCCTGTGGTGTTTACAGTGTATATAATGGTTGTGTTTTCATAGGGCTATTGAAGTGCACATTAAACCCCAGCGCCTTTACTTTAGATGAGTGCTTTTGGCCCCTCTGTAAATAACACTATTAAAATCCAGTTGTACATAGTGGACAGCTGACTGAACGTAATCACCACAATGCAGCTAGGGTAGTGTTGCAGCTACAattgtgtggggttttttgtttttgttttggtctcGTCTCAAGTTTGTATAAAATATGAATGTTTCCCAAATAAACTATGAATGTTTTCTGTATAATATATGAATGTTTCTGAGAAGAAACTCTAAATAGTGAAGAGGTTAACCTGTTGAAAGGATACCAAATAATGGTTTAACTGGACAACCTTAAAAATTAGTATAGAGAACAATCCTTTGTTATATTTTAGTGATTCGTCAAGAATGAGAGAATATTACATAGTCAGATTATAACATTCTTGTCTATTTTATTCTGTCtggttacaaatttttttttaacttcaataaAAACGCATCTTAAACGGAACCTGAGTTTtgcagatttgttttcttttttgaggtaATGTTGAAGACGGATATTGTGAACTGAGTCCTGAGGATTAAAGTAATTTGAGTTgttggagggggagagggaattcTTTTCTACCACTGGAAAGAGATCATCTTCACTTCACATTATGAGCTTACATTTTTGCAACCCTCTAACACTTACTTTGAGTTTGTCTGCCCAACACCCTCTGTATTTCCTGTTGGATGAGGTGTTATTATCTATGCATAATGAGTTAATTGTTCAGAAGTCATCGAGGATATATTCAGACCTGTGGTCATGTAATGCTTGGCAGGGCTGGAAGGTATCTGGCTCCAGAAAGCTGCTGTGGAGGACCTAAAGGCTAGCTTGGCTTGAAATTGAGTACCCACCAAAAAAGCCTTGCAGCCGCATTAGCTCTGGGCTGTGGAGAAGCAGTGCTGAGTGTTCCAGGGGTGGGGCTGATGTGAAACTGATGACTGTAGGCTGTGGTGGTCCCACAGGAGAAAGATGTAAAGGTGGAGTAGGCTTTGGCCAGGACTGCCAAGCAGAGTGGGGCAGGGCTAGAGTCAGGGGGACCCAGGTTCGCCTGTGGCTGAGCTGGTGTGTGGCCCCAGAGTGGCTTCTTTCTGCCCTTATCTTTAGGCAGTGCTACTCCTGCCTGAAAAGACGAGGATGAAAGACTGAAAAGGTCTCTGGATGCTGCAGGCACATCCTGATGGTACCTCTGCCATGCTCGGCTGGCGCCCGTCTGTGACACAGGACCAGGAGAGGCTGCGGAGGCTGACTTTCCCTTCAGGGTGTCGGTGTCCTTATGACTCACCCCAGCCAAGGCACGTCAGGATGCTTTCCATCCCCTGGGCTCAAGTTTCCAGTGCTTTTCATCCTCCCTGCAGTTTGGTCTAAACTGGCAATCTCTGTGTACCTTCCTAAATAGGTTTGTTGTGACTCCTAATTTAGGATTAAAGGAGATGTGCACGTGCAGGACTCAGTACAGCTTGGTGTGTGGAAAGTGCCTGGTGAATGTTAGCTTTCACTGTTATTGGCTCTTGGTTCTAGATATGCCCATGGTGGTTTTCCCAAGTCAGCCACTCTAGATCTGGTTTTCATGTGAGACACAAAGCTGTGAGCCTGTGAGGGCCTGAAATGACCAAGAGTAGAAGACAGGAAGAATGCCCCCAACCCCATCTTGGCATGCAATTCTCGGGGTTCTCATAAATCATTGATGACCCCTTTTGAACCATGATGCAAGACCCACTTCGCAGGCGTGTCTGTGTCAATGATAAGAGGACTTTGGCAGGTAGTGTCAGAGGGCTCCCCTTCCCTGGTCTTCATTTCTAGACAAGTGTAGCTTTTCCCTTTGGGAAAAAGATGCTGTGCTTCAGAGCCCCCTAGTGCCAAGCTGGGGAAGCCAGCTCACTTTTTACATCTGCACCTGTGCAGTGCTACCTGCCTTCCTGTATGGCTGTGGAATCCTAGACGCCTAAGAAGGGAAATGACAATGTGGGCACGAAGACCCTACCCCCATGGGGACCCCAGTAAAACCCCTTCAGCTTTTGCTCAGCGCCTGATACACTTGGCTTAGATTCTCTCTTCCACCCCTCACTTTACCATTTGAAAGAAAATGCAGAACCAGAGAAAAATCTGGAAGAGTCAGCggctccccccatcccaccccccaatCTCTGGGGCAGTTTGGCTTTGTTCCCTGCTCCATGGATGAGACCAGATACAAGGCAGGGATGAACTGGAAAGGGAGAAGGGTCAAGattaaaactttttcttcagGCCTTGTCAAGATGACTGGCATTAACATGGCCATGAAAAAGGACCGTTCACAACGGAGCATGTTCCCTGCCCTAGCACACCAACAGCTCTGTGCACAGGAGGTGTCTGCTTTGTGGCCTCCACCTGGTCCTGCTCACCTTGTTTGGCTGGTGCCTCTTGGTACTTTTCTACCGCCACTGCCCAACTCCACTCGGGGCTCATGGAGGGTAGCTTGGTCATGCCATCTCTCAGTGCCTCAGACCCAGCACACACGCtccataaaatgtttatattctgCTCTAGTCGTCATCTTGACATGAGGGGTGCTGGCAGGTTCTGATAGCACTGGGCTCTACCATAACTCCTCCTAGTATGAGAAGCCTGAAGGGGGATCAGGGGATCTGGGAAGATCTTTTCCTCTGGCCACCGCAGGTCCCATGGGAGCTTTCTTGGTTAGGGTCACTTCCACAACAGCCCTAGGAGTTTTGCATTTGATTTGATCTGGGCTTTGTCGTGGCTTCCCTGGCAGCAGGTTGCTTTGTGCTTTCTGACTGCAGAAGGCCATGAGCTAATGATTAAGCTTGACCTAGGAGTTCCCTTCCTAGACTCTGTCCAACCACCCTTCGAACTTGGACTTGACAGGGCCTCCCTGCCAACCTTTATGGACTGGCCTCAGACGCTATTTTTATTATGTGGGTCTTCCCAGGCACTTTTCCACAGCTTTAATAGCCTCCATACGTCTTTACTCCGCAGACTGGCTATTCCTCCTCTCCTGCATCCCAAAGTCTACCTCAAAAACAGAATAAAGCCAGTCGTCTGTGCCAAAACTCTGCTGTACACTGTAGACTGCACCAATAACCAGAGCTGATGGTATCTAGCTCTTACCGTCAGGTACCACGCTGCATTTACGTAAAGGCATTCTCTGCAGAGCGACTGGCACTCAGGGAATCTGACAGTTTCTATCCTGGGTTTTCCTTTGGGTTCAAACAAGCCAATGTTGCAGTCTCCATGACTGGTGAAAGTATCTCTGTGGGAAATGTGCCATCCCTTCTATTGACATGCACCTAAGTGTGTGGCCATAGCTGGTATTTGCATAACCTCTTGGGAAGAGGTGCTTATAAACCCTTTGGGGACTTCCAGTGTACTTACATCTAACTGCTTTAAGCAAAACCCATAGTTAGGCAGCAGCCCCATTCTAGGTGATTTGACCTGGGTGTTATTTTAGAGGAGTGGGGACCACTGAAGTTGATAGTTGGAGTGGGAGCAGAGAGATGGCCATCTCTCACACCACAACCCTGGTAAGACGTGGTGTCCTtgtgtttaaaaagcaaaaatgaaacctTTATCTCTCAAAGgcctcccatcccctcctcaGTTCTCAGAGAACTGGCCTCAGGACAAATTAATTTTCAGATCTGTTGTCTCAAATTCTTGGATTAAGATTCTTTTGGGgctataaaagtttaaaattagaaTGCTTCACTTAAATGTCTTGCCTTTCTCTTTGGAATGATAAAACCCAGCAGGGATTAGGTTCTAAAGTTAGCATTTAGGGGAAAATGGCACACAGCTGAAATTACTCTTGGAAGTCCTGTGTGTCGGTAGAGAATGATATATGCCAGGTATAGTGGTGGGAAATGCGTTAAGTCCTGTAAGAGGTCTTGTTCTTGCTGAGTGATGAGCAGTGTAGACACCAAGGCTTGGGGAATAGCGGGCTGCACCTCCTAGTTCACTGGGGCAGAATCACTTGTGCTATTTAATTTCCCTCCTTTAtgtcaccccccctccccccgccccccatcagaCTCAAATAATTGCTTTACCAACTGGTATTTTCAGATATCTATTCGGTATGAAGGGGTTGATGATACAGATTCAAAGTCAGTTTCAAAATCAACTAGTTGCCAGTCAGTAAAATGCAGAGCAAAGTTGTATTTAATTGTGTTAGTCCCCTATCCACGAGGATGGGAAGTGGCCTGTTTGTGTAACTGAGTGTTTGCAGTCCAGTGGGAGGACAGGGATGGAACCAGGCCTGAGCCCGCCCAGCTTCTGTATTCTGGAACTGAGCTGTTGGCCTTCTTTGCTCTTCCTCACCAAGCCTCCGGTATGGGCAGCCAAACATGATTCTGCTGCAGGGTGCGTGGCCTGCCACAAACAATTCTCCTTCCACCCCAGCCCTGATTCATTCTTCTGCTAAGCAGAGATGGTGCTTTGGCTGCCCTAGCATCTAAGCTGGGACCTCTCACAtgatcttttccttttcaaagccAATAGTCTCACTTTCAGGCTTCCAGTGTGTGCTCTGCATTGCATACCTTCTCAACAGGAAACTGCTGACACACCCAGAAGGAGTGAATTCAAGGAGGGTTTATTATAAGTGTGTAGGCAAGCCTTAcccaatttttattaaaattaattattttattggctgtgttgggtatttttttgctgtgcgcgggctttcttttagttgcggtgagtgggggctcctcttagttgtggtgcgcgggctcctcattgccgtggcttcgcttgttgcggagcatgggctctaggcacatgggcttcagtagttgcagcacatgggctcaatagttgtggcgcacgggcttagttgctctgcggcatgtgggatcttcctggagcagggatcaaacccatgtcccctgcatcggcaggcggattcttaaccacttaacctaggaagcccaagcctTCCCCAATTTTTGTGGCCCAGGACAAGAATACAAATAAACTCTCCTGCAGCCCCTACCCCCTCTTAATATTTTTCATGCTGATTGGATGAAATAATGTTTTTGGATATCaagttaaattataaatatacattttatctgtttctttttaccttttcaatGAGACTACCAGAAAGTTTAAAATCAGATGTGTGGGCTACATTAAATATTACATTGGACAGCACTCCTATGtcagtggttttatttttttaaaagacatggcagcagaggttctccagaaaagtgacatttattaaaaatattttattggctgcgtcaggtcttagttgcagcatgcgggcttagttgccctgaggcacgtggggtcttagttccctagCCAGGGATCAAACAGGTGTCCCCTGGAGTGCACGACGGATTCCTAGCCGCAGGGAAGTCTGGTCAGTGCTGTTAAGATGTGAATGTACACGTGTGTTACTGAACTGCTTCTGATTCAGTGGGTAAAAGATGGCACCGAAGATccttcatttctaacaagctcccaggtaatGCTGGTGCTACAGATCCTGGGGTCACACCATGAGGAGTAGCAACTGCAGAGAAATTAGGTGCTGAAGGTCTTCGGCGTGGTGTATCAGACCTCTGTGGGAGCGCTCCAGCTCTTACCAGGCTTTTTCTCAGAGGCCATCAAAGCAGCAGAACTCCCAACCTAAGCCAGTACCAATGGCCCTGAGCCAGAACACAGGCGCACCACCTTGTGGGTGGGTGCTATACGTGCTCCTTCCTACTCTGAAGGCAACTGGTACACTGCTGACACATAAAATATGCCCCATGTCTATCCCTCATTAATCAACTTTGGATTGGGAGGTGTGTCTCGCCCACCCACTACTTCCAAACCACTTGCCACTTTCTTACCGAAATCAAGAGCCACCTATTATGCTCTAGAAATGTCTTCCTGATAATGTTTTAAATTCAGGGAAATAAGCTGCTgggaaggaagggcaggagagCCCTTTCCTCAAAATCCAGGTGTCTTCTGAAGTcatacagcaaatgctaaaaaGCCACGCCCAGAGGGGGAGATAATGAACAAGCTGACATGGACTGGAGGTACTGATGCCCTCGTGCCTCTGAACTGCTTTTCCACTGACTCCAGCCCACTTTTCAACAGCTTACCTAGTGCTGTCGGATAGCTCCTGCCTATTTCACACTTTTAAAGGGACCATCTGAAAATCCATCCGATTTTCTCTCCACCGCACTATCCCCCACTCCTTCCTACAAAAAGCACAACAAAAAAGTCTCTGATGTGTGGCTTTTGCTGTTTTACcatcttttttcttctagaaaagaTGGTCCCACCGGTGGTTTccggtttaaaaaaaattccacttcaTCTATGTAAATCTAAGCAGATGGTAAACCCCTTTTCCAGGGTATTTTCTCACCAGATACTTGGGATGGGGTGTTAGTGGTGGCTCTCTTTCATTGAGTGTTTCATAGCTGGGGTTTAGATAACTTGCCCAAAAGCCAGTTTCCTGGTACATTTTGCTGAAGCAATTTTCAAATGACCTCCCAACCACTAAGGACAAAGTTATCCTTTATCCTTGgttctt
The window above is part of the Hippopotamus amphibius kiboko isolate mHipAmp2 chromosome 4, mHipAmp2.hap2, whole genome shotgun sequence genome. Proteins encoded here:
- the FBXO34 gene encoding F-box only protein 34, with product MHLKPYWKLQKKVQPLEISKETLRTPMSHQQAVNDEKCKASYMKLSVFPSASLGKASSQKPLGILSPNVLCSMSGKSPEESTLNVKTKKHAPSATIHQGEEGEGPLDIWAVVKPGNTKEKIAFFAAHQCSNRIGSMKIKSSWDIDGRATKRRKKSGDLKKAKIQLERMKEVNSRCYQPEPFACGIEHCSVHYVSDSGDGVYAGRPLSVIQMVALLEQRASALLASCAKNCTNSPAMVRFSGQSRGVPPASEPLSAPGACEEPMERRNPEVGEPQSEPVRVLDMVARLESECLKRQSQREPGSLSRNNSFRRNVGRVLLVNGTQAEESKTNKGALEVPDTQVKTGGSVSVDCGPLRADRCSSKGDQAWAGAPQGCPSLSAGASLHTDCAQLEPGQQTARKNSNRHDVEMTEELVGSPFPPRTRPQAMELPTDAVDGMSDALVPLASQCPGQRRKESLCISITVPKAEKDQPSSSESCGDPLPGMLFFLPSGQHQLGCSQVNGSTTEDSTEASQLEGAAEGDSASEERSVSADSFVTLASPVESTLPALEASIWKKQVSHDFLETRFKIQQLLEPQQYMAFLPHHIMVKIFRLLPTKSLVALKCTCCYFKFIIEYYNIRPADSRWVRDPRYREDPCKQCKKKYVKGDVSLCRWHPKPYCQALPYGPGYWMCCHRSQKGFPGCKLGLHDNHWVPACHSFNRAIHKKAKGTEMEEEY